One Cytophagia bacterium CHB2 genomic window, ACACCGGCCTGCCGTACGCCGAAATCGAAAAAGAAGGCGTGGCCCTGCCTGTCACCGAAGCGCATTGCAAATATCGCAAGCCCGCGCGTTACGACGAACTCATTCGAGTGATAAGCCGGCTGAAAGAGTTTCCGCGCGCCAGCTTGCGCATTGATTATGAGGTTTTCAACGAAACCGGAGAATTGATCGCCG contains:
- a CDS encoding acyl-CoA thioesterase, encoding TGLPYAEIEKEGVALPVTEAHCKYRKPARYDELIRVISRLKEFPRASLRIDYEVFNETGELIAEGYTMHAFINAAGKPVKPPHIFLETLRRFFSDTSRG